A DNA window from Canis lupus dingo isolate Sandy chromosome 2, ASM325472v2, whole genome shotgun sequence contains the following coding sequences:
- the LOC112678982 gene encoding ubiquitin-conjugating enzyme E2 B-like — MWDLKQLQEDPSVGVSGAPSENNIMQWNTVIFGPEGTPFGDGTFKLVIEFSEEYPNKPPTVRLSSKMFHPNVYADGSICLDILQNPWSPTYDVFSILTSIQSLLDEPNPNSPASSQAAQLHQENKREYEKRVSAVVEQSWNDSR, encoded by the coding sequence ATGTGGGATTTGAAGCAATTGCAAGAGGACCCATCTGTGGGTGTCAGTGGAGCACCATCTGAAAACAACATTATGCAGTGGAATACAGTTATATTTGGACCAGAAGGGACACCCTTTGGAGATGGTACTTTTAAACTAGTAATAGAATTTTCTGAAGAGTATCCAAATAAACCACCAACTGTTAGGTTGTCATCCAAAATGTTTCATCCAAATGTGTATGCTGATGGTAGCATATGTTTAGATATCCTTCAGAATCCATGGAGTCCAACATATGATGTATTTTCTATCTTAACATCAATTCAGTCTCTGCTGGATGAACCAAATCCAAACAGTCCAGCCAGTAGCCAGGCAGCACAGCTtcatcaggaaaacaaaagagaatatgaGAAAAGAGTTTCGGCCGTTGTTGAACAAAGCTGGAATGATTCACGATAG